One genomic window of Candidatus Trichorickettsia mobilis includes the following:
- a CDS encoding phosphotransferase gives MLELSTVINGACAIDLWERACKTKWDKPQIMIHGDFAIGNMLLLDGKLSAIIDFGGMALGDPACDLVIAWTFLKDNARDIFIREMALDEGTWLRAKAWVLWKATFELCQIADKNSLEALIQKRIIEDVIYG, from the coding sequence ATTTTAGAACTATCAACTGTTATCAATGGGGCATGCGCGATAGATCTGTGGGAGCGTGCCTGCAAGACAAAATGGGATAAACCTCAAATCATGATTCACGGTGATTTTGCGATCGGTAATATGTTGCTTTTGGATGGTAAACTCTCGGCCATTATCGATTTTGGCGGTATGGCTTTAGGTGATCCTGCTTGCGATTTGGTTATTGCCTGGACTTTTCTTAAAGACAATGCGCGAGATATATTCATTCGAGAAATGGCATTAGATGAAGGTACTTGGCTTCGCGCAAAAGCCTGGGTCTTATGGAAGGCAACTTTTGAATTGTGCCAGATAGCAGATAAAAATAGCCTTGAAGCACTCATACAAAAAAGAATTATTGAGGATGTAATTTATGGATAA
- a CDS encoding phosphotransferase: MNLRSRVNEIVCITPELAHQLIAEQFPEYAHLPITSVEKQGHDNRTYRLGSDMLIRMPTAKSYALKVPKEQALLPKLAPHLTVSIPVPIKMGAASGDYPYPFSIYKWLPGASINLLVLDNYAVEKLAFDLVKFLKELQSIDDVDGSVPGQHNWWRGCNVSVYDKVPENKF, translated from the coding sequence GTGAACCTAAGATCAAGAGTAAATGAAATCGTTTGTATCACCCCTGAACTTGCGCATCAGCTCATAGCTGAACAATTTCCAGAATATGCTCATTTGCCAATTACATCAGTTGAAAAACAAGGTCATGACAACCGCACTTACCGATTAGGGTCGGACATGTTAATTCGTATGCCAACTGCGAAATCTTATGCTTTGAAAGTACCTAAAGAACAAGCCTTATTACCGAAGCTAGCGCCTCACTTAACTGTCAGTATTCCTGTTCCAATCAAAATGGGTGCTGCGTCTGGAGATTATCCATACCCATTCTCCATTTATAAATGGCTCCCAGGAGCGAGTATTAACCTTCTAGTTTTGGATAATTATGCCGTCGAAAAGCTTGCGTTTGATTTAGTAAAGTTTTTAAAGGAATTACAAAGCATTGATGATGTTGATGGGTCAGTTCCAGGCCAGCATAATTGGTGGCGCGGGTGTAATGTCAGTGTTTACGATAAGGTGCCAGAGAACAAATTTTAG